The following nucleotide sequence is from Paenibacillus andongensis.
GTTTCCTGATGGGAATCATGTTTTTGATGTCATCAATCAAGGCGAGCTTTACGAGGCTTTCCTCATTCAGGAGGTTAAACCTTTTATCGATCGGACACTCCGAACGTTAACGGGCAAAGAGCATACGGCTCTCATGGGATCTTCTGCTGGCGGGTTAGTGTCTTATAATATTGGATTCCGTCAATCGGACACATTTGGAATGATAGGAGCCCTTTGTCCTTTCTTTGTCAGCACAGACCCCGGCACGATGAAAGAAACATGGTTAAGTCACATCTACACGGAAAAGAAGAATCTGAAAGTCTGGATGGATGTCGGAGATTCTGAAGGTTTTACGGTTATGGAAAAGCATGTCCGGTATGTCACGGATATTCTAATAAGAGCTGGATATGTACTCGGAGACGATCTTATGTACTACCTTGCAGTTGATTCCGGCCACTCTCAAAAGGATTGGGCTGCAAGGGTTCACGCGCCGCTCATTTATTTTTTTGGGGAAATAGGCCAGCCTGTTCGGGTTGATCTGCATGGTCCTAGGGTTGTTGGCCTGAAGGGGCCTAAGGTTACATTGAATCCAGTGGTACACTTCGATAGCGGTTTTATAATGACGGATTTAAATGCTCAATATGGAGTTGTTGATCCCGAGTTATTGGAGGTTACAATGGACGGTAAACTAGTCCCTAAAAAAGAAGGGAAAACGACGATCCAATATAGGAATGGCAGCTTAACTTCTGCTCTGGATGTTACCGTTGTCCCTTATATGTCAGATACGGCTACGGTTAAAGTCTTCGTTAAAGTGCCGGATTTCACGCCAAAAACAGATAAGCTATATGCAGGCTTAGAACTGCCGATGATTCGTGAAGGACTGTATGGCGGAACCTTTGAGGTGCCCAGGGATATGTCATTTGAATTTCGTATTTCTCGCGGTCTAGGACAGCATGAAGTAGACAGCCAAGGCCGAGAACTTCCTTATCGCCTATTTACGACGGATGATGGTTTAGTTCTGAATTACGAAGTGGAGAATTGGATAGACTTAGCAGCTGCGGCTGATAGAGGTGAGCAGGATGGACAGCAAATCAAGTATTTTGCGGATTGAAAACTTTTACTCCACACATTTGGACAATAGAAGAGATATCTTTGTATACCTCCCCCCCAGTTATCGCTACGAAAAGAGTAAGCATTATCCGGTATTGTATATGCATGATGGGCAAAATATTTTCCATCCTGCCTTTAACGGCTACTCCTGGCAAGTAAACGAAACCGTGGATAGATTGATTCAAAACCATACGATGGAAGAAATCATCGTTGTGGGCATTCCCAACATGGGAGCAGAGAGGGCCGATGAATTTACCCACGAGATGGAAGGGATTCTCCATCAGTCCGATAAAGTTCAAATCAAGCCCAAAGGCCAATTGTATGAAGCGTTTATTATTGATGAGCTAAAGCCTTATGTGGATTCCGTGTTTCGGACCTTAACGGATCCAGATCATACAGCTTTAATGGGGTCATCCAGAGGCGGGCAAGTCACTTATCATATCGGATTTCGCCGACCGGATATTTTTGGAAAACTCGCCATCATTTCACCTTATTTCTACTGTGTGGACCCAATGACATTGGAAGAAACGCCAGTTTATCATGCTTTTAACATGAAACAGTCGACCTCTCGAATTTGGATCGATTTGGGAGGCAGTGAAGGCACCTTGGTGATGGAAAAGCATGTCCGTGAAGTTGCTGAGAAGCTGTTGGATTTGGGATATGGAGCTGATAAGGAACTCATTTATTTCAATGCTCCGGGAGCGGTTCATTCGGAGAAAGATTGGGCATTAAGACTTTCTTCTCCTCTCATTCACTTTTTTGGGGAAAAGGGGAAGGAACGTTCTTTATCTTTACACGGCAGTGAAGAGGTTGGTCTTACTGGCCCCAAATGCCGGCTAAATCCAATTCTTGATTTTCAAACCGGCTTTCAGATGTCTTTGCTGCGAGCGACTTATGAAGTGGAAGATCATCGCATACTGAATGTTCTGAACGACGGAACCGTAGTGCCGCTGGAAGAAGGGGAAACATCGGTAACGGTCAAATATCGGGATTTGGAAGCTGCAAAATCAATTCGTGTGGTCCATGCTCAAAAAGAACATGTGACTTTGGAAATGGTCGTTCATGTCCCAGCGAATACGCCTGAAAATATTAAAATATACGCCTGGTTTCCCTTCATTCATAACCGGGGAAATGACACCTATTACAATCAACTTCAAGTCCCTCTTCATGCCCAATTTGTCTACCAAATCAGCAGGGAAGATAGATCCGTCGAGGTTGATCATACGGGGAAACCTGTCCAGCGCAAATATAAAGCCTTATCGGATTCGAAAGTAGAAATTACAGTCGAACATTGGTCATAGACAGAAACTCCTTAGCTTTGTACATACAAGGCTGAGGAGTTTGTTGTTTAGATGAGTGGACTTTTTGATACTTAATTTAGCGATAATTTTATTGAATAATAATTCAATTAAATGTATTATTATACATAATATTTTTTCGCACGATTTTATAAATAGATTGAGGGAGAACTGGAATGATTTTAACTTGTGAATCAAATTTTCTAGAAGATTATCTGGTAGAAACAGAGGAAGTTGATTATAGTCACCTTTCCATTAAAGAAAAAGCAGCAGAGTTATATGACGAATCGTATAACGAAGATGATTTTGTGAAAAAAGCTTATGAATTTGTTCGTGATGAAATATCTCATTCTTGGGATATTCAAAGTTCACGAATTACATGTAAAGCCTCGGAAGCAATATTCTTTAAGGAAGGTATTTGTTACGCGAAGTCTAATCTGTTGTGCGCCATTTTAAGAAGCAAAGGCATTCCAACTGGTTTTTGTTATCAACAGCTTACAATAGGTGACACACCAGATACAGGGTACTGCATCCATGCCTTAAATGCAGTTTACCTCAAGTCCATAGGAAGATGGGTTCGCCTAGATGCACGTGGAAATAAAGCTAATGTTAGTGCGGAATTCTCTACAGATGAAGAAAAGCTGGCTTTTCCGGTAAGGGAAGAATACAACGAAGTGGATCATCCAGAAATATATAAACGGCCAAACTTAAAAACAATTAACGCATTAAAGCAAAATACAGATTGTATACAGATGATTCTTCATGGTTTACCAACTAGTTTATAGTCATTTAGTGAAAAAACTTGTAAAGTTTTCGAATTTTCAAAAATTATGTTTACCTTACAATGGATATTTGATAATATAATCGCAAGAAATTAAATGCGACGAAGAGAAGAGTAAATAAATGAAATCTTTCGCAGAGAGCTCCGTTAGCTGAAAAGGAGTAAAGAATTCTTTATTGAAAAAAGCCTCAGAGCAGCACATCGGATCCACTTGTAAGGGTGATGGTGTGCCAGGAGCTCCTGTTACAGAGCTAGAGTATACGCATTAGATGATAATGCCGTACTTGAAGAGGCTAATATGGCGACATACTAGCGAATCTGGGGTGGTACCACGAGTGCATACAAATCTCGTCCCTAAGACTGATTAAAGTCTTGGGGGTGGGATTTTTTTTATTGGTTGAATAGAAGTACAGATCACGTGCAACATGCGGTACCAAATCAGACTGTTTGAATATATATTTAGGGGTTCCACTTAAATCATACCATTTTGAAAGGATTTGAATATCTGATGTCAGAAAAATTGAAGGTTGGAATTGTAGGAGGAACTGGTATGGTTGGTCAGCGGTTTGTTCAGTTGCTGGATCAGCATCCTTGGTTTAAAGTGACGGCCATCGCCGCTAGCAGCAGTTCTGCCGGTAAAACATATGAAGAATCTGTGCAAGGCAGATGGAAGTTGTCTGGCCCAATTCCTGAAGAAGTGAAAAATATCGTCGTACAGGATGCATCGAAAGTGGAGGAGGTAGCCGCTCAGGTCGATTTTATTTTTTGTGCAGTGGATATGAAAAAGAATGAAATTCAAGCGTTGGAAGAGGCATACGCAAAAACGGGCACGCCTGTTATTTCCAATAATTCTGCACATCGCTGGACGCCGGACATCCCGATGGTCATTCCGGAAGTTAATCCAGGGCATATTGAAGTGATTGCTGCACAGAGAAAGCGGCTTGGAACCTCCACCGGCTTCATTGCCGTTAAGCCCAACTGTTCAATCCAAAGCTATGTGCCGGCCCTTCATGCACTGCTAGATTACAAACCAACAAAAGTGGTTGCATCGACGTATCAGGCGATTTCCGGAGCAGGTAAAAACTTTACCGATTGGCCCGATATGTTGGATAATGTCATTCCTTATATTGGCGGCGAGGAAGAAAAAAGCGAGCAGGAGCCGCTGCGCATATGGGGCAGCATTGTAAATGATGAAATTATTAAAGCAAGTGCTCCTTTAATTACAACGCAGTGTATTCGCGTTCCAGTAACGGATGGGCATTTGGCTACCGTATTTGTTTCGTTCGAGAAAAAACCTTCGAAGGAAGAAATTCTTGATCGCTGGCTGCAATTCAAAGGACGACCGCAGGAGCTCGGTCTGCCAAGCGCTCCAAAACAGTTCATTACTTATTTTGAAGAAGAGAACAGGCCTCAGACTAAACTTGATCGTGAAATTGAGCGCGGTATGGGTGTTTCGGCGGGGAGATTGCGCGAGGATTCCATATATGATTTTAAATTTGTAGGACTATCACACAATACATTACGCGGAGCAGCGGGTGGTGCCGTTCTGATCGCCGAACTGCTTAAAGCGGAAGGGTACATTCAAGCAAAGTAGAAGAATTTATATTTAATGAAAGAAGCCACTTCTTATTCTTAGTAGAAGTGGCTTCTTTACTTTTTTCTAAAGTGGTGGCCGCATTACAGCACTGCTCCTTAACAATTCTCTCCTGCAGGGATTATGTACCAAGACCAAAGTCCAGCACGAAACTAAACCTCAGACAGTTATCACTGCTTCATTTATTTGCTAATCTTATTGCTATAGAACGTGGCTGCTATTGACGTCATGCTGCTTGTGGCAGTTATTCTCCTCTCAGCAGGGTGGTTGCTGATCCGATGGTTTCAAAAACGGAAGAAGCAAGGACGGGCGGCAGTCCAGATGGAGGAACAATGAACAGACAGTATAAGCCTGTTGAATTTATGAGGAAGAAGAACATGAAATGGTTAAGGAAGGCCGATCACAGCATGTTTGTATGGTGCAATCAAAAGGTAAATCACATTGTTCTGGATTGGTTGTTCGGATTGATTACCCACATGGGCGGCGCAACGTTTACGATTCTATGTGCCGTATTAGTTATATGGTATGCACCGGATGATTGGGGAGCGGTCGGTCTGCAAAGTTTAGCGGCTTTGGCCTTAAGTCATGTGATTGCCGTTATTATTAAGAAAAAGATGCGCAGAATTCGCCCATTCCACGTCATGCAGCAAGCGAGAGTAGGGAAATTTCCGCTTAAGGATTACTCGTTTCCATCTGGCCATACCACCGCTATTTTTGCATTCGTCACCCCCTTTCTATTCCTATCGACACAGGGAGTTGCTCTGTTATTGATCATCTTTGCGGGATTGGTTGCCTTTTCACGTGTTTATTGGGGATATCACTACCCAACGGATTGCGTAGCAGGAGGTACGATCGGAATGGGTACTGCTTTGCTGGTGGTTTATATGACGAATTCTTTATTGACATGACATGAATCAAGAATGGGGGGGCTTGGAATGCCGCCTATTGAACACTATGAAACGATCAGAAAATAAGTGAATTATAAGCCCTCGAGGAGTGTAAATATGGAGTGGATTAGCAATCTCTTTGAGCAGTACGGGTATTTTGTTTTAATTTTAGGATTGTTTACCGAATCATTAGCCTTGCCTTTCCCAGGAGAATTGGCAATGGCGATATCTGGTCACATGTCTACTTTTGGAAGTTTGAATATCTTAATCATAATCTTCTGTTCTTATTTTGGAGCTATAGCTGGTACGACAGTTACTTATTTTTTTGGTTATAAACTGGGTACACCTTTCTTTGAAAAATATGGAAGATTCTTTTTTCTGAACCAAGAACGAATCATTACAATCACGAATTGGTTTAATAAATATGGTAACAAGCTCATCCTTGTCAGCTATTTTATCCCAGGTTTGCGGCACTTCACTGGCTACGTGTCCGGCATTCTAAGGGTTCGGTTAGGCACCTTTCTCTTCTATAACTTCACGGGCGGACTTGTATGGGTATTGGCTTATGTCATGATCGGTAAAATTTTCGGTATAAAAATAGAGCAATTCCTCCACATCATTTCGCAATACTCCATAGCGGCAATTATTGTTTTGGTGGTTGGAGTGGGGATTGGATTTCATATTAAGCATAAAAAACATGCAATTATAGCTTGGATACGTACAATAAGCTGGCATAAATGACAAAGACGAGTTGTTATCTGGAGATAAACAGCTCGTCTTTTCATGCCGGCGATTTACTCTAAAGTATTCTATTGACTTAGAGTGCGCTCTAAGATGTAAACTTACACTATGGAAAAATATTTGAGCATTCAAGCCATTTCTAACCTTACTGGTATCACCGCTCACACCTTGCGTTACTATGAGAAAAACGGTCTGATTCATGCGATCGCCAGGGGTTCGAATGGTCGCCGCCAATATTCTGTCAACGATCTAGCATGGATTCGTTTTTTGGTAAGGCTTCGCACTACAGGAATGAGCATTAAGCAAATGCAACAGATCGCCGACCTGAGAAGACAAGGCTCCGCTTCGACCAAAGAAAGGAGAGTTCTGCTGGAAGCCCACAAGAACAAGGTAGCGGCACAGATCGAAAGGCTTCAAGAACATTATGAAGTCATTAACGAAAAAATAGAGATCTACCGTCAATGGGAACTAGAAAACCAACTGAATGGAGGTAGTTAAAGTGATGAACTCACCATATGAGCTTGGAAATAAACTGTTTCAAGAAACAGATGAAGAAGGTATCCAGGCAGTCGTCAATGGTTTAAGTAACGTGTCCCCGCACATCAGTAGATACATCATTGAGTTTTACGGGCAAACTTTCAGTAATCCCGTACTCACCTACCAACAAAGAGAAATGATCGTGATCTCAGCGTTAATTTCATTAGGCGATACGCCAAATCAACTCAAGTGGCATATAAACTTCGGTTTAAAAGTTGGGATTACGCCAGACGAAATGATAGAGATTGCTACTCATTGCATACCGTTTTGCGGCTTCCCGCGTGCTTTAAATGCTGTTGGCGTTGCGAAACAACTATTTGCAGAACTAAATATCGAAGTAAACATCGAGGACGAGCTGCTGCAAAGTGTAGGAGAACGACGGGAAAGAGGCTTGGCTAAACTTCAAGAAATTGACGGTCAACATGGTGACGCGGTTGTTGATTCACTTGCCGATATTGCCCCACAGTTAGCCGAACAAATCATCGAATTTGCGTTTGGTGAAATCTACAGCCGCTCAGGATTAAATCCTAAGCAACGTCAACTCGTTACGTTAGGAGCCTTAACTGCTCAAGGTGGATGCGAGCCGCAGTTGCGCGTACATCTCAATGCCGCAATTCGTGTAGGCCTAACGAGAGAAGAAATTATTGAGGCATTGCTGCACTGCTCCCCTTACACGGGATTTCCTAAGGTGTTAAATGCAATTACCGTTGCGAAAGAGATCTTCTTATCGCATTAATGTAGACGCCATTAGGGCTGCCATTTGGCGGTCCTTTTCTCATACGACAGGAAACGATATCACTTGATTCGCGAACATTTCCCAGCCTATTGACAAATATAGTATATTTCGTTAGCATCATGGAGAAACGGACAATTGTCCGTTAATTTGAAATTTGACAAGAGAGAATCAGCAGAAGATGCTGAGTCGGATGGAGGGAATACATGTCTTCAGGAAAAAACATTGCAGCAACAGAAGCCCCGTTTTCAATGCGAAGCATATTAGGGCCGTTGGTGGCAATTGTGGTTGGAATTTTCATGGTCATTTTGGACGGAACGGCAGTAAACGTTGCTCTTCCTAAGCTGCAAGAGGAATTTAAACTATTGAACTTGTCCTTAGTACAGTGGACCGTGATCGGATATGCGCTGGCACAAGCAGCGGTCATTCCTTTAGCGGGCTGGCTATCCGACAGATTTGGCGCCAAGAAAATATTCTTGATCTCAGTAGGTCTATTCACGATTGGTTCTGGTCTATGTGCGCTGGCTAATTCGGTTGAAATGCTGATTACTTTCCGTATCATCCAAGGCCTAGGTGGCGGTGTTGTTGTACCGATTGCCATGGCGTTCATCTATCGTCTGTCGCCGCCGGGAAAAGTAGGGGCCGTCATGGGCATGATGGGTATTCCGATCTTGCTGGGGCCGGCACTTGGCCCCGTTGTTGCAGGCTGGTTGGTTGAGTATCATAGCTGGCAGTGGATATTCCTGATTAACCTGCCTATCGGTGTCATCGGAATTATTCTCGGAATCCGTACATTACCGAATATTGGGCGGCAGTCGGTTGCATCCTTGGATTTATTAGGCATGCTGTTAGGGCCAATTGCCTTTGCAGCGCTAGTATACGGCGTTTCTAACGGTGGGATTGACCCGATTACCGGGAAATCCACATGGATGGATGCGGATACGCTAATCGGCTCAGGAATCGGTATTGTGGCGCTTATTTTATTCATTATCGTGGAGTTAAGACGTGAGAATCCGCTGCTCGAGCTTCGCGTTTTCCGCTCAGGTAATTTTACGAAAGGGATCATCGTACAATGGATTTCACAGATTGCGATGTTCGGAACCATGTTCCTTGTCCCTCTATATTTGCAACAGGCTCATGGCTATAGTCCTTTGAAAACAGGGCTCATCATGCTTCCGCAAGCGCTGGCTTCCGGTTTATTTATGCCAATTGGCGGTAAACTGTCCGATCGTTTCGGAGCTCGTCCGCTCGTCTTGGCGGGTATGGCTCTTACAACGATTTCAGCCTTGTTACTGTCAAATATTTCTGCAGATTCAGGTATAGGTACAGTGATCCTGCCGCTTGCACTGCTAGGCGCGGGAATGGGACTGTTTATGATGCCTCTCAATAATCATTTGATCCAATCTGCACCACAGAATTTGGTTGGACGTGTAACGTCGCTCACGAACGCCGCACAGCAAGTTATGATGTCCTTCGCTATCGCTATTTTGATGACGATCTTTACCACGAAGATGAAAAATGTAATGGTTGAATCAGGTAAGCAGAAGCCGGATTTAGACTTGTATGCTTCTTCCTTTGGGTACACATTCTTAATTCTGCTGGGTATCGCGGTTGTCGGCGGTTTGCTTGGTCTTATGCTGCAAAAACCCAAAAAGGTCGAAGGCGAGTCAACAGACGGTGCAGAAATTCCAATGATCGTTAGTCATTAAACTTAAATGAAAAGCCCGGTCCAGATGGAACCGGGCTTTTTTCGCAATAGAATCGAGGATCATTGATTTTGTGATCTGCTACTGGAGGATTGATTTTCTTTAAATGCCTCAGCCGCTTCCTCTGCGGAAAATTCCGTATCATCTTTACCTGGGACAGGCATTTTGTTTAACTCCGTAGTCTGTACTTCTGCCTTTGTTGCCTGATTATCTTGATTGGGCATTGTGACACCTCCTTTATTCAAATAACAACAAGGAATAGTTTCCCACTGTATGAAAATTTTTATACGGACACCGTGTACGAATATGACGATTGTCACCTCGATCCGGTGACTTGATTCACTTTTGAAACCCTCCCTGAAAAGTGATAATAAGACTATAAAATTCTTTAAGGGAGTGTTATTATATGAACTCAACAGTATCGTTGATGATTTCGGCTTTGATTTTCTTTTTCATTCTGCGTGGACAATTGAGTGGCATGCGTAAGCCGCTAAAAAAATCAGGAGTAACGTTACTGCTGCCTATCCTATACATTTCTACTTCGTTAATGCAATTGTTTGATCCAAAGCTGCATATTAGTGGAGAGCAAGTAATCATTGCTTTGTTGATCGGTATGATTGTTTCAATCCCGCTCATTGTGACGACCAACTTTGAAGTTCGAGACAATGGCAACACGTTTATTAAGCGTAACAAAACGGTCTTTGTACTGCTGATCGTGATCTTTGCACTTCGTTTCCTCGCAATTGCGACTATAAAATCAATTGATCCAAGCACACTTAGCTTTATGTGCAACCTGGTGACCTTTGGCTACATCGCGACTTGGCGGATCGTTAGTTTTATTAAATTCCGAGGTGTCAGCTCTTCGAAGCAAGCTGTGTTGAATGTTTAACTCCAATTGGAATAAATATCTATTGATTAATAACTTGAAGCTATTTAAAATAGTAAAAGTTGTTGAAAATTAAATAGGAACCCTCATCATCCTAGATGAGGTAGAGGTCGCGATGTTGAAGAGTACGTCGGAGGAAGTCCAGTAGAGACTGTTGATTCCGATGAAAAGGCAACATTGCCGAAGCCGCACGGTATACTGACCGTGTCTGGCTGGGGCCGTTTCCGAAAGGAGCGGAACTGTCATACTGCTGAGTCCAAAGCAGTGTGTTGTGCTATCTTGATACAGGATAAATGAGGGAGTAGAAGCTGCCTGACTTATTTAAGAGAGGCGGCTTTTTTGCGTTTTTAGCCTTCTATTTGAGAAAAGCTAACGGAAAACACGGTAAAGGGAGCGGACAGAAAATTGAAAGAGAACAAGTTACGTAGAGGTTTGAAGTCTCGCCATATGACGATGATTTCACTCGGCGGATCGATAGGAACAGGGTTGTTCCTAGCCAGCGGCGGGGCGATTCATACGGCTGGACCAGGCGGCGCGCTGTTAGCCTACTTCATCATTGGAATTATGGTTTACTTTTTGGTAACAAGCTTGGGAGAAATGGCGACATATATGCCGGTATCTGGAACATTCAGTACCTACGCAACCAAATTCGTAGATCCATCCTTAGGCTTCGCGCTAGGGTGGAATTATTGGTACAACTGGGCAATTACAATCGCGGCAGAGTTGTCCGCGGCGACTTTAATTATTAAATTCTGGCTGCCTGACAGCCCGTCTTTCTTATGGAGTGCTCTATTCCTTGCCTTGATGGTTGGTCTTAATTTATTGTCTGTTAAAAGTTACGGCGAGTCGGAATATTGGTTCGCTATGATCAAGATTGTCACAGTGATTGTGTTTATCGGTATCGGATTGCTTATGATCGTCGGCATCTGGGGCGGGAAGGCGGTTGGATTCAGTAATTTTACAGCGGGTGACGCGCCGATTTCGGGCGGCTTGCTTGCCGTACTTGGCGTTTGTATGGCTGCCGGCTTCTCCTTCCAAGGAACCGAACTCGTCGGTATTGCAGCAGGGGAGTCCGAGAATCCTCAGAAGAACGTTCCTCGCGCGATTCGCAGCGTGTTCTGGAGAATTCTATTGTTTTACATTTTGGCTATTTTCGTTGTTGGGATGCTGATTCCGTATTCCACAGATACGCTCTCTAGCGACAGTGTAGCAGCAAGTCCGTTTACGATTATTTTCGAAAAAGCAGGCTTAAGCATAGCAGCTTCTGTGATGAACGCCGTTATCCTAAGCTCGGTTTTATCCGCTGGTAACTCAGGGATGTACGCTTCCACACGCATGCTGTGGGTATTGGCCAAAGAAGGTAAAGCGCCTAAAATATTCGCTAAATTAAATAAAGCCGGGATTCCGGTTTACGCCTTGCTCGCGACAGCTGCACTTGGAATGCTTACTTTCCTTGCCTCCTTTTTTGGAGATGGTCAAGTATACATTTGGCTATTGAACGCGTCAGGTATGTCCGGTTTCATCGCGTGGCTTGGTATTGCCATAAGCCATTACCGTTTCCGTAAAGCTTACGTTGCACAGGGGCGCAAAGTAGCTGATCTTCCATACCGCTCCATCTGGTTCCCGTTCGGGCCGATCTTGGCAGGCGTCATGTGTATGATTGTTATTATTGGCCAAAGCATGAGCGCTTTTTCGGACGGTCACGTGGACTGGAAGTTCTTACTGGCTTCCTATATAGGAATTCCATTATTCTTGGTATTCTGGCTGGGTTACAAGTGGAAATACAAAACAAAAGTATTAAAGCTGGAAGAATGCAGTTTGGATACTACCTCTGATTAATTGAATAAATTTGGATACTACCGAAGATTAATTAAATAAATTTGGATTTGGGATTATGTCCATGTATACTTTGCTTTTTATTGGGCAATAATAGTTGTTATTGCGTTAAAAACGGAAAAGAAAGAAACCTGTTTACCGGATAATGTTCGTATTATAAAATGTATCCATATTGGAATTGAAAATTGAATGAAGTATTGCCTGCAATATGGTTAATCTCTCCTTTCAGGTAGACGCAAGAATGAAGAAGCTGTGATCAATGATCCAGCTTCTTTTATGTTTTGGGTCTGGGGTAAGTGAAGCTTAACCCCTATTTATTTGTGTGCTCTCCAGAATAAGCGCGGTTTCCGCGCTTATTCTATTTAAAGAATTTATATGTTTTGGGTTGGAGCGAACTTTAACGAGAAGAAGTGACTACGGTTGGGTAAGCCTGCAATTATACATGCTTTTTTCTTTGAATAGCTCCTAATCGTAAAAGCCTGCAATCGTGCAGGCTTTTACGGTCATTTTTTAATTTCAGGATGGAAAAGCTAAAAATTACTGCATAATAGCAGGCGTTTCCTCTATTCAAACGATTTTAGCAAAATACCTGCACTTTCGCAGTTATTATGGGGATTCAGCTGCAAAACGCTATAGTCTTCTTGTACACCGGAGAACAGCGAGTAGTTCCTTGCAAAGAAACTCGCCAAGTAACAGCCGTGTCGTGAATTACCGCCTCATGCACAAAAGAATGGGTTACACCAAGGATCTGAGGCAGAGCCTGAGGTTCTTTTTATGCTCGGGGTCATTGAATAAGTTAAAATAATATTAGACTCATGAAATTTATGTTTGGAGTTGATATTAATGTACTTGCGAAGCCTTGAGATTCTGAGGAATAATCAGACGGATCCGAAAAGTTATCCATTTTCCATACCTGCGGTGAAATCTTTAAAATCGCTTGCTTTTCGAACGAATGTCACCTTTCTTGTTGGGGAGAATGGTTCGGGCAAATCCACGCTCCTTGAAGCAATAGCTTATCAAAGCGGATTTAATACGGCTGGCGGAGGGAAGAACAATGACTATGATGTGGATGCTTCGCATTCCATTCTGGGGGATCATATTCGTCTTTCTTGGATGCCTAAAATCACGAACGGCTTTTTTCTAAGAGCAGAGACGTTTTATCATTTTGCCTCACATTTGGATACTTTGCCCGAAAGTTTGCAATATTATGGTGGTCGTTCTTTACATGAGCAATCGCATGGTGAAGCGTTTCTGTCTCTTTTTAAACATCGTTTTGGAAAAAAGGCGATTTACCTTCTCGACGAACCTGAGGCGGCGTTATCCCCTGCAAGGCAATTGGCATTAATGCGGGTTATCAAAGATTTAGAGAAAGAAGCTCAGTTCATCATTGCAACACATTCTCCGATACTTCTCGGATTCCCAGATGCGCAGATTATTAACTTTGATGTTCATCCC
It contains:
- a CDS encoding carboxymuconolactone decarboxylase family protein, producing MNSPYELGNKLFQETDEEGIQAVVNGLSNVSPHISRYIIEFYGQTFSNPVLTYQQREMIVISALISLGDTPNQLKWHINFGLKVGITPDEMIEIATHCIPFCGFPRALNAVGVAKQLFAELNIEVNIEDELLQSVGERRERGLAKLQEIDGQHGDAVVDSLADIAPQLAEQIIEFAFGEIYSRSGLNPKQRQLVTLGALTAQGGCEPQLRVHLNAAIRVGLTREEIIEALLHCSPYTGFPKVLNAITVAKEIFLSH
- a CDS encoding MDR family MFS transporter; amino-acid sequence: MSSGKNIAATEAPFSMRSILGPLVAIVVGIFMVILDGTAVNVALPKLQEEFKLLNLSLVQWTVIGYALAQAAVIPLAGWLSDRFGAKKIFLISVGLFTIGSGLCALANSVEMLITFRIIQGLGGGVVVPIAMAFIYRLSPPGKVGAVMGMMGIPILLGPALGPVVAGWLVEYHSWQWIFLINLPIGVIGIILGIRTLPNIGRQSVASLDLLGMLLGPIAFAALVYGVSNGGIDPITGKSTWMDADTLIGSGIGIVALILFIIVELRRENPLLELRVFRSGNFTKGIIVQWISQIAMFGTMFLVPLYLQQAHGYSPLKTGLIMLPQALASGLFMPIGGKLSDRFGARPLVLAGMALTTISALLLSNISADSGIGTVILPLALLGAGMGLFMMPLNNHLIQSAPQNLVGRVTSLTNAAQQVMMSFAIAILMTIFTTKMKNVMVESGKQKPDLDLYASSFGYTFLILLGIAVVGGLLGLMLQKPKKVEGESTDGAEIPMIVSH
- a CDS encoding cytochrome c biogenesis protein CcdC; translated protein: MNSTVSLMISALIFFFILRGQLSGMRKPLKKSGVTLLLPILYISTSLMQLFDPKLHISGEQVIIALLIGMIVSIPLIVTTNFEVRDNGNTFIKRNKTVFVLLIVIFALRFLAIATIKSIDPSTLSFMCNLVTFGYIATWRIVSFIKFRGVSSSKQAVLNV
- a CDS encoding amino acid permease — protein: MTMISLGGSIGTGLFLASGGAIHTAGPGGALLAYFIIGIMVYFLVTSLGEMATYMPVSGTFSTYATKFVDPSLGFALGWNYWYNWAITIAAELSAATLIIKFWLPDSPSFLWSALFLALMVGLNLLSVKSYGESEYWFAMIKIVTVIVFIGIGLLMIVGIWGGKAVGFSNFTAGDAPISGGLLAVLGVCMAAGFSFQGTELVGIAAGESENPQKNVPRAIRSVFWRILLFYILAIFVVGMLIPYSTDTLSSDSVAASPFTIIFEKAGLSIAASVMNAVILSSVLSAGNSGMYASTRMLWVLAKEGKAPKIFAKLNKAGIPVYALLATAALGMLTFLASFFGDGQVYIWLLNASGMSGFIAWLGIAISHYRFRKAYVAQGRKVADLPYRSIWFPFGPILAGVMCMIVIIGQSMSAFSDGHVDWKFLLASYIGIPLFLVFWLGYKWKYKTKVLKLEECSLDTTSD
- a CDS encoding AAA family ATPase — its product is MYLRSLEILRNNQTDPKSYPFSIPAVKSLKSLAFRTNVTFLVGENGSGKSTLLEAIAYQSGFNTAGGGKNNDYDVDASHSILGDHIRLSWMPKITNGFFLRAETFYHFASHLDTLPESLQYYGGRSLHEQSHGEAFLSLFKHRFGKKAIYLLDEPEAALSPARQLALMRVIKDLEKEAQFIIATHSPILLGFPDAQIINFDVHPIEEIRYEDTLHYIVTRRFLENRKTVLQELFSESDDINE